A single genomic interval of Cydia strobilella chromosome 3, ilCydStro3.1, whole genome shotgun sequence harbors:
- the LOC134756159 gene encoding galanin receptor type 3 has protein sequence MFSNASSGAWEDADGHTQTHASHAQLAPLLAFYVLVSLLGVIGNISLMAALASGGAARLRTPQLLSACAADLLVCSASAPLAAARAAELHSETCHVGYYVESFPVAASTLSLVAMAAERCGAVRRGRGASTRSRPYLAVSAVWLSALLLSVAAVTASCVSWRPLAAAHALVTYCFPVLAVARCHWAVRVKLTALSLTARAAHGELPLPVPLMRRPTHVIIVAGVGPRERRDAVDVGDVRSKKLQPSLLGPQPLTSTLHARRRLGNVLVAIAAIFAACWCPHAAIVICGAFGLQAPLLLQQYALLFGHAHSALNAAAYWVLNRHALTSACAAWRLPQLRVREERPSSTNEAALGAFHPRLARPAPSPRPPPSSYLY, from the exons ATGTTCAGTAACGCGAGCTCGGGCGCGTGGGAGGATGCTGATGGTCACACACAAACGCACGCGTCGCACGCTCAGCTCGCACCGCTCCTGGCGTTCTACGTGCTCGTTAGTCTCCTAGGAGTCATCG gtaatataagtctaatggCGGCGCTGGCgtccggcggcgcggcgcggctgcGCACGCCGCAGCTGCTCAGCGCATGCGCGGCGGACCTGCTCGTGTGCTCGGCTTCAGCGCCGctcgccgccgcgcgcgccgccgagcTACACTCGGAGACGTGCCACGTAGGATACTACGTCGAG TCTTTCCCGGTAGCCGCCAGCACTTTGAGCCTGGTGGCGATGGCAGCGGAGCGCTGCGGGGCGGTGCGGCGAGGCCGTGGGGCCTCCACGCGTTCACGGCCCTATTTGGCAGTTTCTGCCGTGTGGCTCAGCGCACTGCTGCTGA GTGTTGCGGCCGTGACAGCGAGCTGCGTGTCTTGGCGGCCGCTGGCGGCGGCGCACGCGCTCGTCACGTACTGCTTCCCCGTGTTGGCCGTGGCGCGTTGCCACTGGGCCGTGCGCGTCAAGCTCACGGCGCTGTCACTGACGGCTCGCGCCGCACACGGCGAGCTCCCACTGCCGGTGCCGCTCATGCGCCGCCCCACGCACGTCATCATCGTCGCCGGCGTCGGCCCGCGAGAGCGCCGCGACGCCGTCGACGTTGGCGACGTGCGCTCCAAGAAACTCCAGCCGAGTCTGCTCGGTCCTCAACCGTTGACGTCGACGTTGCACGCGCGCCGGCGGCTCGGTAACGTCCTCGTCGCTATAGCGGCGATTTTCGCGGCATGCTGGTGCCCCCATGCGGCTATAGTCATTTGCGGGGCATTCGGGCTTCAAGCGCCGCTGCTTCTGCAACAGTACGCGCTGCTTTTCGGGCATGCGCATTCGGCTCTTAATGCGGCAGCTTATTGGGTGTTGAATAGACACGCTTTGACGTCGGCGTGCGCGGCGTGGCGCCTGCCGCAGCTGCGGGTGCGGGAGGAGCGGCCCTCGTCGACCAACGAGGCGGCTCTAGGTGCGTTCCACCCGCGCCTCGCGCGCCCCGCGCcctcgccgcgcccgccgccctCCAGCTACCTGTACTAG